One part of the [Synechococcus] sp. NIES-970 genome encodes these proteins:
- the ileS gene encoding isoleucyl-tRNA synthetase: MTDAKSYKETVNLPKTKFDMRANAPKKEPEIQKFWQENRIYEDLAQNNPKESFTLHDGPPYANGDLHMGHALNKVLKDIINKYKLLQGHKTHYVPGWDCHGLPIELKVLQNLNAEARQNLTPLKLRYKARDFALKTQKSQAAGFQRYGVWGDWENPYLTLTPAYEAAQIEVFGEMALKGYIYRGLKPVHWSPSSQTALAEAELEYPEGHTSQSIYVSFPVTELSAVAQPILGEFAESLGVAIWTTTPWTLPGNLAVAINPDLEYAVVETDGSLCAQKYLVVAKDLAENLTKTFAATLTIKASFKGEILEHCTYHHPLYDRQSPVVAGGDYITTESGTGLVHTAPGHGQEDYITGQKYGLPILSPVDAEGTLTEEAGEFAGLNVLNGANDAIIAALVEKRALLKQEAYQHKYPYDWRTKKPTIFRATEQWFASVEGFRDQALSAIKDVRWIPAQGENRITAMVGDRSDWCISRQRNWGVPIPVFYDEETGEALLNETTINHVKEIIAQEGSDAWWQRSVEELLPEEYRDNGRGYRKGTDTMDVWFDSGSSWAAVAKQRAGMNYPVDMYLEGSDQHRGWFQSSLLTSVAVNGVAPYKTVLTHGFVLDEKGYKMSKSLGNVVDPNIIINGGKNQKAEPPYGADVLRLWVSSVDYSSDVPIGQTILKQLADVYRKIRNTARFLLGNIHDFDPAKDAVAYADLPELDKYILHQTHNVFSEITEAFEEFQFFKFFQKVQNFCVVDLSNFYLDIAKDRLYISDVNAPRRRSCQTVMAIILETLAQAIAPVLCHMAEDIWQNLPYHTAHKSVFNAGWYQLDPQWAADAALFQRWEELRKIRNGANLVLEKARTEKLIGASLEAKILMHDVDGMLGTWLTDLNPTDSLSDSLRVDELRYLLLVSQVEFVTAPLDSQQYQDTLELTEDKLQIAVVKADGHKCDRCWNYSTQVGTFTDDPTICERCNDALAGRF, translated from the coding sequence GTGACAGACGCAAAGAGCTACAAAGAAACCGTTAATCTGCCCAAAACTAAATTTGATATGCGGGCTAATGCCCCAAAAAAAGAGCCAGAAATCCAGAAATTTTGGCAAGAAAACCGCATTTATGAAGATTTAGCGCAGAATAACCCCAAAGAGTCCTTTACCCTGCACGATGGCCCTCCCTACGCCAACGGCGACCTCCACATGGGCCATGCCCTCAACAAAGTCCTCAAGGACATCATCAATAAATACAAACTGCTCCAAGGTCATAAAACTCATTACGTCCCAGGCTGGGACTGCCATGGTTTACCCATTGAACTCAAGGTATTGCAGAACCTCAATGCTGAAGCCAGGCAAAATCTCACCCCCCTCAAACTCCGCTATAAAGCTCGCGATTTTGCCCTAAAAACACAAAAATCCCAAGCAGCAGGGTTCCAACGGTATGGAGTGTGGGGCGATTGGGAAAACCCTTACCTCACCCTCACCCCAGCATATGAAGCGGCCCAGATCGAAGTCTTTGGGGAAATGGCCCTAAAAGGCTACATCTATCGCGGTTTGAAACCGGTCCACTGGAGTCCCAGCTCCCAAACTGCCCTCGCCGAAGCAGAATTGGAATACCCTGAAGGTCACACGTCGCAAAGTATTTATGTATCGTTTCCTGTCACAGAATTAAGCGCAGTAGCCCAGCCGATTTTAGGAGAATTTGCCGAGAGTTTAGGGGTCGCCATCTGGACAACAACCCCCTGGACATTGCCGGGAAACTTGGCAGTAGCGATCAATCCCGACCTGGAATATGCCGTTGTGGAAACCGATGGCAGCCTCTGCGCCCAGAAATATTTAGTCGTGGCCAAAGATTTAGCAGAAAATCTCACCAAAACCTTTGCTGCAACCTTGACGATTAAGGCCAGCTTTAAAGGAGAAATCCTCGAACACTGCACCTATCACCATCCCCTGTACGATCGCCAAAGTCCAGTAGTGGCTGGCGGCGATTACATCACCACAGAATCGGGGACAGGCTTGGTCCACACTGCCCCAGGACACGGTCAAGAAGACTATATCACCGGCCAAAAATATGGCTTGCCAATTCTTTCGCCAGTGGATGCGGAAGGGACATTAACGGAGGAAGCAGGTGAATTTGCGGGTTTAAATGTTCTGAATGGGGCAAATGATGCCATTATCGCGGCTTTAGTAGAAAAACGAGCTCTTTTGAAACAGGAAGCCTACCAACATAAATATCCCTACGATTGGCGGACGAAAAAGCCGACTATTTTCCGGGCGACGGAGCAGTGGTTTGCCTCGGTGGAAGGGTTCCGCGATCAGGCCTTAAGTGCGATTAAAGATGTCCGCTGGATTCCCGCCCAAGGGGAAAATCGGATTACGGCGATGGTCGGCGATCGCAGTGACTGGTGTATTTCCCGGCAGCGCAACTGGGGGGTGCCGATTCCTGTTTTCTATGATGAAGAAACGGGCGAGGCCTTGTTAAACGAAACCACCATTAACCATGTGAAGGAAATCATCGCCCAGGAAGGCTCTGATGCTTGGTGGCAGCGTTCCGTAGAAGAGCTTTTGCCGGAAGAATATCGCGATAATGGCCGCGGCTACCGTAAGGGCACCGATACCATGGATGTGTGGTTTGACTCTGGTTCCTCTTGGGCGGCGGTGGCTAAGCAGCGGGCTGGGATGAACTATCCCGTGGACATGTATTTAGAAGGATCTGACCAGCACCGGGGTTGGTTCCAGTCCAGTCTCTTGACCAGTGTGGCGGTAAATGGAGTGGCCCCCTATAAAACGGTACTAACCCACGGGTTTGTGCTGGATGAAAAAGGGTACAAAATGAGTAAGTCCTTGGGGAATGTGGTCGATCCAAACATCATTATCAACGGCGGCAAGAATCAGAAGGCAGAACCGCCCTACGGTGCCGACGTGCTGCGGTTGTGGGTTTCTTCAGTAGACTATTCTTCGGATGTGCCCATTGGCCAAACCATCCTGAAGCAGTTGGCGGATGTCTACCGCAAAATTCGGAATACGGCCCGCTTCTTGCTGGGGAATATCCATGATTTTGACCCGGCAAAGGATGCCGTTGCCTATGCTGACCTGCCGGAACTAGACAAATACATTCTGCACCAGACCCACAACGTTTTCTCAGAAATTACCGAAGCGTTTGAGGAATTTCAATTCTTCAAATTTTTCCAAAAGGTGCAGAATTTCTGTGTGGTGGATCTCTCGAACTTCTACCTGGATATTGCCAAGGATCGTCTCTATATTTCTGATGTGAATGCGCCCCGGCGACGCAGCTGCCAAACAGTGATGGCAATTATTTTAGAAACCCTTGCCCAGGCGATCGCCCCGGTGCTCTGTCACATGGCAGAAGATATTTGGCAGAATCTGCCCTACCACACTGCACACAAATCGGTGTTTAACGCGGGTTGGTATCAACTCGATCCCCAGTGGGCCGCTGATGCCGCCCTATTTCAACGCTGGGAAGAACTGCGTAAAATCCGCAATGGCGCCAATCTTGTGTTAGAAAAAGCCCGTACAGAAAAGCTCATTGGGGCATCTCTCGAAGCGAAAATTCTCATGCATGATGTGGACGGGATGTTGGGCACTTGGCTGACAGATTTAAATCCCACTGACAGTTTGAGTGATTCCCTCCGGGTCGATGAACTGCGTTATCTACTCCTCGTGTCCCAGGTGGAATTTGTGACGGCGCCCCTGGACAGCCAGCAATATCAAGATACGCTCGAATTGACTGAGGACAAGCTCCAAATCGCGGTCGTCAAAGCAGATGGTCACAAATGCGATCGCTGCTGGAATTATTCAACACAAGTGGGCACATTTACGGATGATCCCACCATTTGTGAACGGTGTAATGATGCCTTAGCGGGTAGATTCTAA
- a CDS encoding putative phosphatidate cytidylyltransferase produces MDVNHLVAEIFSPALRMPLGAVIIYLGILLAIAEGLSRKNHLSPELTRKIVHIGSGNVLLLAWWFAIPMEIGIAAAFIAGLIALSSYFLPILPSVNSVGRQSLGTFFYALSIGLLIWWFWSIQQPVFAVLGILVMAWGDGLAAVIGSQFGEHPYEIFGNKKSIEGTATMFGVAFLICCLLFINFDLLLWQKLTIALIVALCATSFESIAQFGIDNFLVPVGSGAIAFLLIQTFH; encoded by the coding sequence ATGGACGTCAATCATCTCGTCGCCGAAATTTTTTCTCCGGCCCTCCGGATGCCCCTGGGGGCCGTGATTATTTATCTGGGGATCCTGTTGGCGATCGCCGAAGGCTTGAGCCGCAAAAATCACCTCAGTCCAGAACTGACCCGCAAAATCGTCCACATCGGCAGCGGGAATGTGCTGCTGCTGGCCTGGTGGTTCGCCATTCCCATGGAAATTGGCATCGCGGCCGCCTTTATCGCTGGGCTAATTGCCCTGAGTTCCTACTTTCTCCCCATCCTTCCCAGTGTTAATAGTGTGGGTCGCCAAAGTTTGGGTACGTTTTTTTATGCTCTTAGTATTGGTCTATTGATTTGGTGGTTTTGGTCGATTCAGCAGCCCGTGTTTGCGGTGCTAGGGATTCTAGTCATGGCCTGGGGGGATGGCCTCGCTGCGGTAATCGGGAGTCAGTTTGGCGAACATCCCTACGAAATTTTCGGTAATAAAAAAAGCATTGAAGGGACCGCCACTATGTTTGGCGTTGCTTTTTTGATTTGCTGTTTATTATTTATAAATTTTGATCTGCTGCTCTGGCAAAAATTGACGATCGCCCTCATCGTTGCCCTCTGTGCCACATCTTTTGAAAGCATTGCCCAGTTTGGCATCGATAACTTTCTTGTACCCGTCGGCAGCGGGGCGATCGCCTTTTTACTCATACAAACGTTTCACTAA
- a CDS encoding hypothetical protein (conserved hypothetical protein (DUF1232)), giving the protein MALSPKALYDWYRNTLRNPKYRWWIILATLAYLVSPIDVIPDFLPIAGQIDDLMLVSLLIAELSQLALDFYQKRPQKRSTDESTPGKAKTTVDIPSVSVDER; this is encoded by the coding sequence ATGGCTCTTTCCCCAAAAGCTCTCTACGATTGGTATCGTAATACTCTGCGCAATCCGAAATATCGTTGGTGGATTATTCTGGCGACCTTGGCTTATTTAGTGAGCCCTATCGATGTGATACCGGATTTTTTGCCGATCGCCGGACAGATCGATGATCTAATGCTTGTGAGTTTATTGATTGCGGAACTGTCCCAGCTGGCCCTGGATTTTTATCAAAAGCGGCCGCAAAAGAGATCCACCGATGAATCGACACCGGGGAAAGCAAAAACGACGGTGGACATTCCCTCTGTTTCTGTCGATGAGCGTTAG
- the psbB gene encoding photosystem II protein → MGLPWYRVHTVVLNDPGRLISVHLMHTALVAGWAGSMALYELATFDPSDPVLNPMWRQGMFVLPFMARLGVTGSWNGWDITGAAGSNPGFWSFEGVAAAHIVLSGLLFLAAVWHWVYWDLDLFVDSRTGKPALDLPKMFGIHLFLSGLLCFGFGAFHLSGVWGPGMWVSDPYGITGHVQAVAPDWGPSGFNPFSPGGVVAHHIAAGIVGIIAGLFHLSVRPPERLYKALRMGNIETVLSSSIAAVFFAAFIVAGTMWYGNATTPIELFGPTRYQWDQGYFQNEIQRRVDAEIAAGATPEEAWNTIPEKLAFYDYVGNSPAKGGLFRTGPMVQGDGIAQAWVGHPVFTDAEGRELFVRRMPNFFETFPVVMTDADGVIRADIPFRRSESKFSIEQTGVTVSFYGGELNGQSFSDAATVRKYARRAQLGESFEFDTETLGSDGVFRTSPRGWFTFGHAVFALLFFFGHIWHGSRTLYRDVFAGVDPELAETQVEWGYFQKLGDKTTRTNKA, encoded by the coding sequence ATGGGACTACCTTGGTACCGCGTACATACAGTCGTCCTTAACGACCCAGGTCGTCTGATTTCTGTACACCTCATGCACACTGCGCTTGTCGCAGGTTGGGCTGGCTCAATGGCCCTCTATGAGCTAGCAACATTTGATCCCAGTGATCCCGTCCTCAACCCCATGTGGCGGCAGGGCATGTTCGTACTACCGTTCATGGCACGGTTGGGCGTAACAGGTTCCTGGAACGGCTGGGACATCACTGGCGCTGCCGGAAGCAACCCTGGTTTCTGGTCTTTTGAAGGCGTTGCCGCTGCACATATTGTTTTATCCGGTCTATTATTCCTCGCTGCCGTTTGGCACTGGGTTTATTGGGACCTCGATCTTTTCGTCGATTCCCGCACTGGTAAGCCCGCGTTGGACTTACCCAAAATGTTTGGGATTCACCTATTCCTTTCTGGTCTTCTTTGTTTCGGCTTTGGCGCTTTCCACCTGAGTGGCGTCTGGGGACCAGGAATGTGGGTCTCTGATCCCTACGGCATCACAGGCCATGTCCAAGCTGTTGCACCCGATTGGGGCCCCAGCGGGTTTAACCCCTTCAGCCCTGGTGGCGTCGTTGCCCACCACATTGCAGCTGGGATTGTTGGCATCATTGCTGGCCTATTCCACCTCAGTGTTCGTCCGCCTGAGCGTTTATACAAGGCGCTCCGGATGGGGAACATTGAAACGGTTCTCTCCAGTAGTATTGCTGCGGTTTTCTTTGCTGCATTTATCGTTGCCGGTACCATGTGGTATGGCAACGCTACTACCCCCATCGAACTTTTTGGCCCGACCCGCTATCAATGGGATCAGGGGTATTTCCAAAATGAAATTCAGCGCCGTGTGGATGCAGAAATTGCGGCGGGTGCGACCCCTGAAGAAGCCTGGAACACTATTCCTGAAAAACTTGCTTTCTACGACTATGTCGGTAACAGCCCCGCTAAAGGTGGTTTGTTCCGTACAGGGCCGATGGTGCAAGGGGATGGTATCGCCCAAGCTTGGGTTGGTCACCCAGTCTTTACAGATGCTGAGGGCCGTGAGCTTTTTGTTCGTCGGATGCCTAACTTCTTCGAGACTTTCCCTGTCGTCATGACTGATGCCGATGGTGTGATTCGGGCTGATATTCCTTTCCGTCGTTCTGAGTCTAAGTTCTCTATTGAGCAAACTGGTGTCACGGTTTCTTTCTATGGTGGTGAGTTGAATGGTCAATCCTTCAGCGATGCTGCAACGGTAAGAAAGTATGCTCGTCGGGCTCAATTGGGTGAGTCGTTTGAATTCGACACTGAAACCTTGGGTTCTGATGGTGTATTCCGCACTAGCCCCCGTGGTTGGTTCACTTTTGGTCACGCTGTTTTTGCGCTCTTGTTCTTCTTTGGCCACATCTGGCATGGCTCTCGGACCCTGTACCGGGATGTATTTGCTGGGGTTGACCCTGAATTGGCTGAAACTCAGGTTGAGTGGGGCTATTTCCAGAAGCTTGGTGACAAGACGACTCGCACCAACAAGGCTTAA
- a CDS encoding hypothetical protein (conserved hypothetical protein): MSMQYFFLTEGWHIGRVWEPGGLWDILSWRRPPQIQRTNIAMENQGERLWLYQVEDPILMLEVSPDPAVVKTENIGQVMIKRLMGPEEAIAQLNQASSIYKDPDPSP, translated from the coding sequence ATGTCTATGCAGTATTTTTTTCTCACCGAAGGTTGGCATATTGGCCGAGTTTGGGAGCCCGGTGGCCTCTGGGATATCCTATCCTGGCGTCGCCCTCCCCAAATTCAACGCACAAATATCGCCATGGAAAACCAGGGAGAGCGCCTTTGGCTCTACCAAGTAGAAGACCCCATCTTGATGCTAGAAGTCAGCCCCGACCCGGCAGTTGTCAAAACCGAAAATATTGGCCAGGTCATGATCAAACGACTTATGGGCCCCGAAGAGGCGATCGCCCAGCTCAACCAAGCCAGTAGCATCTACAAAGATCCAGACCCAAGTCCTTAG
- a CDS encoding hypothetical protein (conserved hypothetical protein), producing the protein MKRRQFIQTAGISAAGAIAGFSFLTKGTAQAQTGSLDIEWFGHTCFTVSGAGTKVLINPFQAISCTAGYRATFPSTDLVLLSSQLLDEGYTGNIPRDRRTLFQPGQYPVNNITFNGIRLAHANIDRYRSWRFPPNVAWSWRQGGISILHLGGAGQELDIDDFILIGGSPDVLMIPVGGTDADPNNIPPKGYTPAQAVQALAVLKPKIIIPTHYKTSAGDETCGLQPLNTFLDLIDRDGMRVTNVASNRFQVNRAALSQTLPEIKVLSDRPVLRT; encoded by the coding sequence ATGAAACGTAGACAGTTTATTCAGACCGCAGGGATCAGTGCCGCCGGGGCGATCGCTGGCTTTTCTTTCCTCACTAAGGGAACCGCCCAGGCCCAAACCGGGAGCCTGGATATCGAATGGTTCGGTCACACCTGCTTCACCGTTAGTGGTGCGGGGACAAAAGTCTTGATCAATCCTTTCCAGGCCATTAGTTGCACCGCTGGCTATCGGGCAACGTTCCCCAGCACAGACCTGGTGCTTTTGAGTAGTCAATTGCTCGATGAGGGCTACACCGGAAATATCCCGCGCGATCGCCGGACTTTATTTCAACCAGGCCAGTATCCCGTCAACAACATTACCTTCAACGGTATTCGCCTAGCCCATGCGAACATCGACCGCTATCGGAGCTGGCGTTTTCCTCCCAATGTCGCTTGGAGTTGGCGGCAGGGGGGCATTAGCATCCTTCACCTTGGAGGCGCTGGGCAAGAACTAGACATCGACGATTTCATCTTGATTGGTGGCAGTCCAGATGTCCTGATGATTCCTGTCGGTGGCACCGATGCGGATCCTAACAATATCCCCCCGAAAGGCTATACCCCAGCCCAAGCCGTCCAAGCGTTGGCTGTCCTAAAGCCAAAAATCATCATCCCCACCCACTATAAAACCAGTGCAGGGGATGAAACCTGCGGTCTCCAGCCCCTAAATACATTCCTGGATCTCATTGATCGCGATGGGATGCGGGTGACCAATGTTGCTTCTAATCGCTTTCAGGTGAACCGAGCCGCCCTCTCCCAGACGCTGCCTGAAATTAAAGTGTTAAGCGATCGCCCTGTTTTGCGTACCTAG
- a CDS encoding anthranilate synthase component II, whose amino-acid sequence MIIVIDNYDSFTYNLVQYLGELGQELPVAKQIEVYRNDKISLAEIRAKQPDGIVISPGPGRPEDAGISLDVIKQLGQELPILGVCLGHQSIGQVFGGAIVGAETLMHGKISDIYHANQGVFAGLENPFPATRYHSLVIDKTSCPDCLEVTAWVDDGTIMGVQHRDYPHIQGVQFHPESILTTAGKQLLRNFLVSLAPVPMLTQNS is encoded by the coding sequence TTGATTATTGTCATCGACAACTATGACAGCTTCACCTATAACCTCGTCCAATACCTCGGCGAACTCGGCCAAGAGCTGCCCGTTGCCAAACAGATTGAAGTGTATCGCAACGATAAAATCAGCCTGGCAGAAATCCGTGCCAAACAGCCCGATGGCATTGTGATCTCCCCTGGCCCCGGTCGGCCAGAAGATGCAGGCATTTCCCTCGATGTGATTAAGCAGTTGGGTCAGGAACTTCCAATCCTAGGCGTTTGTCTGGGACACCAAAGTATTGGTCAGGTATTTGGGGGGGCGATCGTCGGCGCAGAAACATTGATGCATGGCAAAATTTCAGACATTTACCACGCCAATCAAGGCGTCTTTGCGGGGCTCGAAAATCCTTTCCCGGCGACCCGATACCATAGCCTCGTCATTGATAAAACCAGTTGCCCTGATTGTTTAGAGGTTACGGCTTGGGTCGATGACGGTACGATTATGGGCGTACAACACCGGGATTACCCCCATATCCAAGGGGTCCAGTTCCACCCTGAAAGTATCTTGACCACCGCCGGGAAGCAACTTTTGCGCAATTTTCTTGTTTCCCTGGCACCTGTGCCAATGCTTACCCAGAATTCGTGA
- the dgk gene encoding diacylglycerol kinase produces MTQQKKLLSPPERDRRSLAWKVAPDLFASFRYAWQGLAYATRTQRNFRIHLAIALFVWTMCWLLSLTYLETALLTAMVALVLVLELLNTALESVVDLTVQQTYHELAKIAKDCAAAAVLIGAIASVAIASLIAFPHFRAFLEPAILPL; encoded by the coding sequence ATGACACAACAAAAAAAACTCCTCTCGCCCCCAGAGCGGGACCGGCGATCGCTCGCTTGGAAAGTCGCTCCCGATCTATTCGCCAGTTTCCGGTATGCTTGGCAGGGGCTTGCCTATGCCACCCGTACCCAACGAAATTTTCGGATTCACCTGGCGATCGCCTTGTTCGTTTGGACAATGTGCTGGCTCCTGTCTTTAACTTATCTAGAAACCGCACTGCTGACGGCGATGGTGGCCTTGGTACTCGTTTTAGAGTTACTCAACACAGCCCTAGAGTCGGTGGTCGATCTGACAGTACAGCAGACTTACCACGAGTTAGCGAAGATCGCGAAGGACTGCGCCGCCGCTGCTGTCCTTATTGGGGCGATCGCCTCCGTGGCCATTGCCAGCTTGATTGCCTTTCCCCACTTCCGTGCGTTCCTCGAGCCTGCTATCTTACCCCTATAA
- a CDS encoding hypothetical protein (conserved hypothetical protein (TIGR00043)), with protein sequence MDCEIFVENNSGLDLPELAIAPWENHLNRWLGELAGELPPADGYELTLRFTHDGEIQALNHQYRQKDQPTDVLSFAALEDNFGSPLPPGEALYLGDIIVSVDTAQRQAQEQNHSLQTELGWLVSHGLLHLLGWDHPDEDQLLQMLNRQGVLLRNVQLIP encoded by the coding sequence ATGGATTGCGAAATTTTTGTTGAGAATAACTCTGGTTTAGACTTACCAGAGTTGGCGATCGCCCCCTGGGAAAATCACCTCAATCGGTGGTTAGGGGAATTAGCCGGTGAGTTACCCCCTGCCGATGGCTATGAATTAACCCTCCGCTTCACCCATGATGGGGAAATTCAGGCCCTTAACCATCAGTATCGCCAAAAAGATCAGCCTACGGATGTTTTGTCCTTTGCGGCTTTAGAGGATAATTTTGGGAGTCCATTACCCCCAGGAGAGGCGCTCTATTTAGGAGATATCATCGTTTCGGTAGATACTGCCCAGCGGCAGGCCCAGGAGCAGAATCATAGTTTACAAACCGAACTGGGTTGGTTGGTAAGCCATGGCCTATTGCACCTTTTGGGCTGGGACCATCCTGATGAAGATCAACTGCTACAAATGCTCAATCGTCAGGGCGTCCTCTTGCGAAACGTGCAACTTATTCCATAA
- a CDS encoding hypothetical protein (conserved hypothetical protein): protein MSEPSTITEKTPEATEPKPTYVKLAMRNMVRKGGKSLWHFFLTTMGLLTVLVTLAYFTR, encoded by the coding sequence ATGAGCGAACCTAGCACAATTACCGAAAAGACCCCAGAAGCCACCGAGCCTAAGCCGACCTATGTCAAGCTCGCCATGCGGAATATGGTGCGCAAAGGGGGCAAGTCCCTTTGGCACTTCTTTTTGACCACCATGGGCCTATTGACGGTGCTTGTGACCTTGGCCTATTTCACCCGGTAA